A single Vanacampus margaritifer isolate UIUO_Vmar chromosome 7, RoL_Vmar_1.0, whole genome shotgun sequence DNA region contains:
- the fgfbp2b gene encoding fibroblast growth factor-binding protein 2b: MTARVLALVMAAWACACHAQTNNSVTHQQQRSIWDEPIRFNTKSKDACTMVVSGASDYTRLRVSCKGPAAPGAGQGRSYYCDFQGKPNLCRAYSLNPRHYFTQIMWELRKLSHACQGARLYRPPMCKKHPDEVQMSFLSAWPRAAKPAKPASSAGAQPKPAATQKPQKPQTPVRPQPGKAVLAPARKTTPKPAKTTVRTPTELPESKASRIATEYCWKSFHGICKYVIGLFKN; encoded by the coding sequence ATGACGGCCCGAGTGCTCGCCCTCGTGATGGCGGCGTGGGCGTGCGCGTGCCACGCTCAAACCAACAACAGCGTCACCCATCAGCAGCAGCGTAGCATCTGGGACGAGCCCATCCGCTTCAACACCAAGAGCAAGGACGCCTGCACCATGGTGGTGTCGGGGGCCTCAGACTACACCCGTCTGCGCGTCTCCTGCAAGGGCCCCGCGGCGCCGGGCGCCGGCCAGGGCCGCTCATACTACTGCGACTTCCAGGGCAAGCCCAACCTGTGTCGCGCCTACAGCCTCAACCCGCGGCACTACTTCACGCAGATCATGTGGGAGCTGCGCAAACTCAGCCACGCCTGCCAGGGCGCCAGACTCTACCGGCCCCCCATGTGTAAGAAACACCCCGACGAGGTCCAGATGAGCTTCCTGTCCGCTTGGCCCCGAGCCGCCAAGCCCGCCAAACCGGCTTCCTCAGCCGGCGCTCAACCCAAACCCGCTGCCACTCAGAAGCCGCAGAAGCCTCAGACGCCCGTCAGGCCCCAGCCGGGCAAAGCCGTCCTCGCCCCCGCCAGGAAGACCACCCCCAAGCCGGCCAAGACCACCGTGCGGACCCCGACGGAGCTGCCCGAGTCCAAGGCGTCCCGCATTGCCACGGAGTACTGCTGGAAGAGCTTCCACGGCATCTGCAAGTACGTCATCGGATTGTTCAAGAACTGA
- the anxa5b gene encoding annexin A5b, with amino-acid sequence MASRGTVKASGNFNASADAEVLYKAMKGLGTDEEAILQLLTSRSNAQRQQITAAYKTLFGKDLIQDLKGELGGKFETLIVALMTAPLAYDVMSLRNAVKGAGTDEKVLVEILASRTAHQVKDIVAAYRQEYDDDLEEDVSGDTTGHFKRLLVILLQANRQTGIQEAKIQSDAEVLFKAGEHKFGTDEQTFVTILGNRSAQHLKKVFDAYMKLSGFEMEESIRRETSGSLRELLLAVVKCARSVPSYFAETLYYAMKGAGTDDNTVIRVMATRSEVDLLDIRAEFRRMFACSLHSTIKSDTSGDYRKALLLLCGGDDV; translated from the exons ATG GCCAGCAGAGGAACCGTGAAAGCCAGCGGCAACTTCAACGCCAGCGCCGATGCCGAGGTTCTGTACAAGGCCATGAAAGGCTTAG GCACTGACGAGGAAGCCATCTTGCAGCTGCTGACATCCCGCAGCAACGCCCAACGTCAGCAGATCACCGCCGCCTACAAGACTCTTTTCGGAAAG gATCTGATACAAGACCTGAAGGGGGAGCTCGGGGGTAAATTTGAGACGCTGATCGTGGCCCTGATGACCGCGCCCCTTGCTTATGATGTCATGTCGCTCCGCAACGCCGTCAAG GGGGCAGGCACGGACGAGAAGGTGCTGGTGGAGATCTTGGCCTCCAGGACCGCTCATCAGGTGAAGGACATCGTAGCTGCCTATAGACAAG AGTATGATGACGACCTGGAGGAGGACGTGTCGGGAGACACCACAGGTCACTTCAAGAGGCTGCTGGTCATCCTGCTCCAG GCCAACAGGCAGACCGGCATCCAGGAGGCAAAAATCCAGTCTGATGCTGAG GTCCTGTTCAAGGCCGGCGAGCACAAGTTCGGTACCGACGAGCAGACGTTTGTTACCATCCTGGGAAACCGCAGTGCCCAACACCTCAAGAAAG TGTTTGACGCCTACATGAAGCTGTCAGGATTCGAGATGGAGGAGAGCATCAGGAGGGAGACGTCCGGAAGCCTCCGAGAGCTGCTGCTCGCTGTCG TGAAGTGTGCCAGGAGTGTCCCGTCCTATTTTGCTGAGACTCTGTACTACGCAATGAAG ggTGCAGGAACTGACGACAACACTGTGATCCGAGTGATGGCCACTCGCAGCGAGGTGGACTTGTTGGACATCAGAGCAGAATTCAGGAGGATGTTTGCTTGCTCCCTCCATTCTACAATCAAG aGTGATACGAGTGGCGACTACCGCAAGGCTTTACTCCTTCTCTGCGGCGGGGATGACGTGTAA
- the uchl1 gene encoding ubiquitin carboxyl-terminal hydrolase isozyme L1: MSICVLSFHQLMTKVGVSDGWRFVDVLGLETEQLSAVPKPCCALMLLFPITKEHDSFRQKQADKVMRSSDAYFLKQTATNSCGTIALLHALGNNQSKLTFESASVLKKFLDETAKMSADERAKHLDKNKAIHDAHNEVAAQGQCRPEADKVNFHFIAFVNVNGQLLEFDGKMNGPLNHGATKDETLVTDAAKVCRGFVERGLGEVRFSAVALCRG, translated from the exons ATGTCgatttgtgttctttcttttcaCCAGTTGATGACCAAAGTCGGCGTGAGTGACGGCTGGCGTTTCGTGGACGTTCTCGGCTTGGAGACCGAGCAGCTGTCTGCCGTCCCGAAGCCGTGCTGTGCCCTCATGCTGCTCTTTCCCATCACTAAAGAG caTGACTCTTTCAGACAAAAGCAAGCGGACAAAGTCATGCGAAGCTCGGATGCTTACTTCCTGAAGCAGACGGCAACCAATTCCTGCGGCACCATCGCCCTGTTGCATGCGCTGGGAAACAACCAAAGCAAACTGACCTTTG AGAGTGCTTCTGTGTTGAAGAAATTTCTGGATGAAACTGCCAAGATGTCTGCTGATGAGCGTGCTAAACATCTGGACAAGAACAAG GCAATCCATGATGCTCACAATGAGGTTGCTGCACAGGGTCAATGTAGG CCAGAAGCAGATAAGGTCAACTTCCACTTTATTGCCTTTGTCAATGTGAATGGACAACTCCTTGAATTTG ACGGGAAGATGAACGGCCCCCTGAACCACGGAGCCACCAAAGATGAGACCCTTGTAACG GATGCTGCCAAAGTGTGCCGAGGCTTTGTGGAGCGAGGACTCGGCGAAGTTCGCTTCTCTGCCGTGGCTCTGTGTCGTGGTTAA